The nucleotide sequence CAGCAGCCCCCGACCAGGCCGACGCCGAACTCGCGCACGAACCCGGTCAGCGCCTCGACCAGCGCTTCCGGGCCGAGCGGGTACACCGCGCCGTCGGGACCCAACTCGGGCAGGCCGGCATTGGGCATCACCGACAGCGGCACCCGCGCGTGCTTGGCCAGCTGCCGCAGGTGCTCGCTCATCTCGGCCGGGCCGGTGGCGCAGTTGAGCCCGATGACATCGATGCCGAGCGGCTCCAAGGCGGCCAGCGCCGCGCCGACCTCGGTGCCGAGCAGCATCGTGCCGGTCGTTTCGACGGTGATCGAAGCGAGGATCGGCACGAAGCGGCCCTCGGCGGCCATCGCCCGCTTCGCGCCGATGATCGACGCCTTCGTCTGGAGGATGTCCTGGGTGGTCTCGACGATCACCGCATCGGCACCGCCGGCCAGCAGGCCGCGGACTTCCTCCTGGTAGGCGTCACGCAGCGTGGTGAACGGGGCGTGGCCGAGCGTGGGGAGCTTCGTGCCGGGCCCGACCGAGCCGAGCACGAACCGCGGGCGGTCCGGCGTCGCGAACTCGTCGGCGGTCTCGCGGGCCAGCCGGGCGCCGGCCTCGGCGAGCTCGAAGATCCGCCCGGTGATGTCGTACTCGGCGAAGTTGGCGAAATTGGCCCCGAAAGTGTTCGTTTCGACGGCGTCCGCGCCCGCCTCCAGGTAGCCCCGGTGCACCGAGCGGACCACGTCCGGCCGGGTGACGTTGAGGATCTCGTTGCAGCCTTCGAGACCGTCGAAATCGGCCAGGCTGAGGTCGTGGGCCTGCAGGGCGGTGCCCATCGCGCCGTCGGCCACCAGAACGCGCGAGCGCAGGGCTTCGAGGAAGGGCGACGACAGGCGGTCGGACATGCTGAACAGGGTAAGGCCGGTGGTCGTAGGCTGGTCCGGTGAGTGAGCCCGTCGACGAGACCCCGCGGCCGCCCGGCGACCGCACCGAACCCACCCGGCCTTTGATGGTGGTCGCCTTCGAAGGCTGGAACGACGCAGGTGACGCGGCCAGCCGGGCGGTCGAGCACCTGCAGCTGAACTGGGACGCCACGCCGCTGGCCGAGCTGGAGCCCGACGACTACTACGACTTCCAGGTCAGCCGCCCGACCGTCCGGATGGTGGACGGCGTCACTCGACGGGTGGACTGGCCGACCACGACGCTGTCGGTGTGCCGCCCGGACGGGTTCGACCGGGACGTCGTCCTCGTGCAGGGCCCCGAGCCGAACATGCGCTGGCGCGCCTTCTGCGCCGAGCTGCTGGACCACATCAAGCAGCTGGACGTCGCGACCGTGGTGACGCTGGGGGCGCTGCTCGCCGACACCGCGCACACCCGCCCGGTCCCGGTGACCGGGACGGCGTACGACAAGGACACCGCGTCCCTGTACGGCCTCGACCTGAACAACTACCAGGGCCCGAGCGGCATCGTCGGCATCCTGCAGGACTACTGCGTGCAGGCGGGCATCCCGGCCGTCTCGATCTGGGCCGCGGTGCCGCACTACGTGTCGCACCCGCCGTCCCCGAAGGCGACGCTGGCGCTGCTGCACAAGCTGGAGGACATCCTCGACGTCGAAATCCCGCTCGGCGCGCTGCCGGAGCAGGCCGAGGAGTGGCAGCGCACGGTCAGCGAAATGGCCGACGAGGACGAAGAGATCAGCGAGTACGTCCGCAGCCTCGAAGAGCGCGGCGACGCCCAGAGCGAGGTCGCCGAGCAGGACGTCAGCGGCGACAAGATCGCCGCCGAGTTCGAGCGCTACCTGCGCCGCCGCGGCCGCGGCGGCGGGCAGGAAGGCTTCGGCCTGCGCTGAGTCACCACGTTCGAACGTCACCGCCAGCTGGTGGCGAACGCCCGCGCGGGGTTCGCCACCAGCATGGCCGTGACGACGTCGCCGCCGAGTTGCCTGGCCAGCCGCGGCGCCAGCGTGGTGAGCAGGAAGGACGCGCCCGGCTGGTCGCGGGCGGCGGCGGTGGTCGTGTCGCCGCCGAGCAGGAGCTGGCCGCCGTGCCCGGCCTCGACGAGCGCTTCGAGGCCGTCGAAGAGCCGCCAGTCGGTGGCGTGGTTGGCCCGCGACGGGCCGTCGAACCCGAGGAAGACGCCGGTTTCGGCGAGCTGCCGCTGCAGCTGCGGGTCCGGGTTCCGGTTGAGGTGCCCGAGGATCACCTTTTCCGGGGGGACCTCCAGCTTGCCGCAGAGCAGTTCGACCGTCTCCAGGCCCGCCGTGCCGAGTTCGAGGTGCACGGCGATCGGTGCGCCGGTCTCCTGGTGGGCGACCGCGGCGGCGGTCATCGTCAGCCGGGCGTGCGAGTCGATCGTGTGGAAGGCGCCGGCCACCTTGACCAGCCCGGCACGCGGGCCGGTCCGCGGCTCGTCGGGCAGGTCGGCGGGCTGGGTCCCCTCGGTCAGGTCGGCGACGAACTCCTTGACCAGGCCGTCGACGACGCGGCCGAGGATCACCGGGGCGTAGTGCTCCACGCGGTGCAGGCCGGTGGCCGCGACCACGTGCACGCCGATCTCCTCGGACATCCAGGCGAGCTCGCGGGTGCGCCGGGTCAGGCCGTACGGCGTCCACTGGACGAGCGCCGCGCCGCCCCGCACCTTGAACTCGAGGAGCGCGTGGGCGGCGGCGATCGGATCGTCCAGCTCCTGACCCGGCAGCAGCTTCGAGGCGAAGAAGAGGTGGTCGTGCGAGTCGGTCACGCCGAGTTCGGCCGGATCGATGTCGCCCAGCACCGTCCGGACCTTGAGTTCCCCAGTCACG is from Amycolatopsis mediterranei and encodes:
- a CDS encoding phosphotriesterase, with the protein product MTGELKVRTVLGDIDPAELGVTDSHDHLFFASKLLPGQELDDPIAAAHALLEFKVRGGAALVQWTPYGLTRRTRELAWMSEEIGVHVVAATGLHRVEHYAPVILGRVVDGLVKEFVADLTEGTQPADLPDEPRTGPRAGLVKVAGAFHTIDSHARLTMTAAAVAHQETGAPIAVHLELGTAGLETVELLCGKLEVPPEKVILGHLNRNPDPQLQRQLAETGVFLGFDGPSRANHATDWRLFDGLEALVEAGHGGQLLLGGDTTTAAARDQPGASFLLTTLAPRLARQLGGDVVTAMLVANPARAFATSWR
- a CDS encoding PAC2 family protein, which translates into the protein MSEPVDETPRPPGDRTEPTRPLMVVAFEGWNDAGDAASRAVEHLQLNWDATPLAELEPDDYYDFQVSRPTVRMVDGVTRRVDWPTTTLSVCRPDGFDRDVVLVQGPEPNMRWRAFCAELLDHIKQLDVATVVTLGALLADTAHTRPVPVTGTAYDKDTASLYGLDLNNYQGPSGIVGILQDYCVQAGIPAVSIWAAVPHYVSHPPSPKATLALLHKLEDILDVEIPLGALPEQAEEWQRTVSEMADEDEEISEYVRSLEERGDAQSEVAEQDVSGDKIAAEFERYLRRRGRGGGQEGFGLR